A genomic stretch from Sporolituus thermophilus DSM 23256 includes:
- a CDS encoding 2-hydroxyacid dehydrogenase: MAKFNVYVTRRIPDKALEILRQRCQVEVNPEDRVLTRDELLAKVAGRDAVLCLLTDTIDDAVLAAAGKQCRIFANYAVGYNNIDVAAATKRGIFISNTPDVLTAATADMAWALLFAVARRVVEGDKFTRAGKFHGWGPLLMLGQEVTGKTVGIIGAGRIGAAFARRAKGFDMKILYTGRSRKPDFERETGATYVDFDTLLREADFISLHVPLTPETHHLIGERELKLMKSTAILINTARGPVVDEKALVAALRQGEIWGAGLDVFENEPALAEGLAELDNVVIPPHLGSATLETRTKMGLVAVENILAALDGRMPPNCLNPEARNFQ, encoded by the coding sequence ATGGCCAAATTTAACGTCTATGTAACCCGCCGGATACCGGATAAGGCGCTGGAAATTTTACGCCAGCGCTGCCAGGTGGAAGTCAATCCCGAGGACCGCGTCCTGACGCGTGACGAGTTGTTAGCCAAGGTGGCCGGCCGGGATGCAGTACTATGTCTGCTTACCGATACGATCGATGACGCCGTACTGGCGGCGGCCGGCAAACAGTGCCGCATTTTTGCCAATTATGCCGTCGGGTACAATAACATTGACGTGGCGGCCGCCACCAAGCGGGGCATTTTTATCAGCAACACCCCTGATGTTCTTACCGCCGCCACAGCTGACATGGCCTGGGCGCTCCTCTTCGCCGTAGCGCGGCGGGTCGTGGAGGGCGACAAGTTTACCCGGGCCGGTAAATTCCACGGTTGGGGGCCGCTCTTGATGCTTGGGCAGGAGGTAACAGGCAAGACGGTGGGTATTATTGGCGCCGGCCGGATTGGCGCCGCCTTTGCCCGGCGGGCCAAAGGTTTTGACATGAAGATTTTGTACACCGGCCGCTCCCGCAAGCCGGACTTTGAACGGGAAACAGGCGCTACTTACGTTGACTTCGATACTCTGCTGCGGGAAGCCGATTTTATCTCGCTCCATGTGCCGCTTACGCCCGAGACGCACCATTTGATTGGCGAGCGGGAGCTCAAGCTGATGAAGTCTACGGCCATCCTCATTAATACGGCAAGGGGGCCGGTGGTCGACGAAAAAGCGCTGGTGGCGGCGCTGCGGCAAGGTGAGATTTGGGGAGCCGGTCTTGATGTCTTTGAAAACGAGCCTGCGTTGGCGGAGGGCCTGGCTGAGCTCGACAACGTCGTCATCCCGCCGCATTTAGGCAGTGCTACTCTAGAAACGCGCACCAAGATGGGGCTCGTCGCGGTGGAAAACATTCTTGCCGCTCTGGACGGCCGGATGCCGCCCAATTGTCTTAATCCCGAAGCAAGAAATTTCCAGTAA
- a CDS encoding aminopeptidase — protein sequence MDPRIATLAHNLITYSTDLKPGEKLLIEVFDNALPLAKALVAEAYAAGALPFVTLKNNTLQRTLLRGATAEQLKLIGQWEGERMKAMDAYIGIRASDNVSELSDVPPEKLQLYQQHWSKPVHIDIRVPNTKWCVLRYPNAAMAQLANMSTEAFEDFYFKVCNLDYARMGRAMDPLVALLEKTDKVRIIGPGTDLTFSIKGIGAVKCCGLRNIPDGEVYTAPVRNSVNGVLSYNTPAVYQGVTYENIRFEFREGKIVRATANDTEKINKVLDTDEGARYIGEFALGVNPYIEKPMKDTLFDEKIKGSFHFTPGNAYDKTFNGNRSAIHWDLVCIQNPEYGGGEIWFDDRLVRKDGRFVLPELSGLNPENLV from the coding sequence TTGGATCCGCGAATCGCGACGCTAGCCCATAACCTTATAACCTATTCTACGGATCTTAAACCAGGCGAAAAACTTCTCATTGAAGTCTTTGACAATGCCCTGCCGCTGGCCAAGGCGCTCGTCGCCGAAGCTTATGCCGCCGGAGCGCTGCCTTTTGTCACCCTCAAAAACAACACCCTGCAGCGGACGCTGCTGCGCGGCGCCACCGCCGAGCAACTCAAATTGATTGGCCAGTGGGAAGGCGAACGGATGAAGGCAATGGACGCCTATATCGGCATTCGGGCCAGCGACAATGTGAGCGAACTATCCGATGTGCCACCGGAGAAATTGCAGCTTTATCAGCAACACTGGTCTAAACCTGTCCATATTGATATCCGCGTCCCCAACACCAAATGGTGTGTCCTGCGCTACCCCAACGCCGCAATGGCCCAACTGGCCAACATGAGTACCGAGGCCTTTGAAGACTTCTATTTTAAAGTCTGCAACCTTGACTATGCCCGCATGGGCCGGGCGATGGATCCCCTCGTCGCCCTTCTGGAAAAGACGGACAAAGTGCGCATCATTGGCCCCGGCACCGACCTCACCTTCTCGATTAAGGGCATCGGCGCCGTTAAGTGCTGTGGCCTCCGCAACATCCCCGACGGCGAGGTATATACGGCGCCGGTCCGCAATTCGGTCAACGGCGTCCTTTCCTACAACACCCCTGCCGTCTACCAGGGCGTCACTTACGAAAATATCCGCTTTGAGTTCCGGGAAGGCAAAATCGTCCGGGCTACCGCCAATGATACCGAAAAAATTAATAAGGTTCTTGACACTGACGAAGGCGCCCGGTATATCGGCGAGTTCGCGCTGGGCGTTAATCCCTATATTGAGAAACCGATGAAAGATACCCTATTTGACGAAAAGATTAAAGGCAGCTTTCACTTCACGCCCGGCAACGCCTACGACAAGACCTTCAACGGCAACCGTTCGGCCATTCACTGGGATTTGGTCTGTATTCAAAATCCGGAGTACGGCGGCGGCGAAATTTGGTTTGACGATCGGCTGGTGCGTAAAGACGGGCGGTTTGTCCTGCCCGAACTCTCCGGCCTAAATCCGGAAAACCTGGTATAA
- the speE gene encoding polyamine aminopropyltransferase, whose product MELWITERQTKNLGLTCRVKEALFTGKSEFQEVVVVDTYEFGRMLVLDGVFQTSIFDEFVYHEMIAHVPLFTHPNPKNVLVIGGGDGGTIREVVKHPSVERAEMVEIDGLVVDVCKKYLPEISEALINNHPKVHLKIDDGIKHMKEAENFYDVIIVDCSDPIGPGEGLFTYEFYKDVYKALKADGLFVQQTESPFFHQPLIKRLWKDISSLFPITRLYLTQIPLYPGGTHCFTIGSKQYDPLNVDTAKLPELNTRYYNRDIQKSCFVLPNFVKELLK is encoded by the coding sequence ATGGAGTTGTGGATTACCGAAAGACAGACCAAGAACCTGGGGCTGACCTGCCGGGTGAAAGAGGCGCTGTTTACCGGCAAGTCGGAGTTTCAGGAAGTTGTCGTTGTGGATACTTATGAGTTCGGCCGGATGCTGGTCTTGGATGGAGTATTTCAGACCTCTATCTTTGACGAGTTTGTTTATCATGAAATGATCGCCCATGTGCCCCTCTTTACCCATCCCAATCCGAAAAACGTGCTGGTCATTGGCGGCGGCGACGGCGGCACCATCCGCGAAGTGGTTAAGCATCCTTCGGTCGAGCGGGCCGAAATGGTGGAAATCGACGGACTGGTCGTTGATGTCTGCAAAAAGTACCTGCCGGAAATCAGCGAGGCGTTAATCAATAACCACCCGAAAGTACATCTGAAGATTGACGATGGCATCAAGCACATGAAAGAAGCGGAAAACTTCTATGATGTTATCATAGTTGACTGCTCCGACCCCATTGGTCCCGGCGAAGGCCTGTTCACTTACGAATTCTACAAAGATGTCTACAAAGCGCTCAAAGCCGACGGCCTGTTCGTGCAGCAGACCGAATCGCCTTTCTTCCATCAGCCCCTGATCAAACGCCTGTGGAAGGACATTTCCTCCCTGTTCCCGATCACCCGTTTGTATCTAACGCAAATTCCCCTCTATCCCGGCGGCACGCACTGCTTTACCATCGGTTCCAAGCAGTATGATCCGCTCAATGTTGATACTGCCAAACTGCCGGAACTGAACACCCGGTACTACAACCGCGATATTCAAAAAAGCTGCTTTGTGCTCCCCAATTTTGTCAAAGAACTGCTTAAATAA
- a CDS encoding (Fe-S)-binding protein — MKQRVRIKDLAKPADILSPLDVSELQPVPGYEEKPFKPVKPDWMEKYDFSLDGFSALGLPKPQSKEEEDALVNKFLRGLEKLFKKENNWTFLMPALLSTEYCVRCNTCNEACPVYTCSGRQDIYRPNYRSEVLRKIYRKYFTTSGRLLSSFVGADIDLNWRVIYRLAELSYRCSICRRCASTCPIGVDNGLLTRELRKLFSQELGIAPEAVHKNGTMRHLQTGSSTGMTPAAFLDTIEFIEDDIEEKIGRRIKIPVDKKGADILLIHNAGEYVAWPENPAAFAILFEAAGLSWTLSSEVMGYEGVNYGTWYDDVQYSRIAVAQVQAAKKLGVKKIVVGECGHATKALVEIADRVCIGDLAIPRESCLPLLEQIVTSGVIKFDPARNNFPVTLHDPCNIVRLMGIVNPQRNIIKRIVAPGQFREMPHAGTQNYCCGGGSGFAIMNSYNFPEWRNNVIGRAKALQVLEAFKDCLDPSIPKYYCAPCSNCKGSARDILQEHYEFKEKYNIIYGGLVELMVNAMVDLPAPFIKWEDEF, encoded by the coding sequence ATGAAACAAAGAGTCAGGATAAAGGACTTGGCCAAACCGGCGGACATACTTTCTCCGCTTGATGTGAGTGAACTCCAGCCGGTACCCGGGTACGAAGAAAAACCGTTTAAGCCGGTCAAACCGGACTGGATGGAAAAATACGATTTCTCCCTGGACGGCTTTTCGGCCCTCGGTCTGCCCAAGCCGCAGAGCAAAGAAGAGGAAGACGCCCTGGTCAACAAGTTCCTGCGGGGCCTGGAAAAGCTGTTTAAGAAGGAAAACAACTGGACGTTCCTCATGCCGGCGCTGCTCAGCACCGAATACTGCGTCCGCTGCAATACCTGTAACGAGGCCTGTCCGGTGTATACCTGCAGCGGCCGGCAGGACATCTACCGGCCCAACTACCGCTCGGAAGTGCTGCGGAAAATTTATCGCAAATACTTTACGACCAGCGGCCGGCTGCTGAGTAGCTTCGTTGGCGCCGACATCGACCTTAATTGGCGGGTAATCTACCGCCTGGCCGAGCTGTCCTACCGCTGTTCAATTTGCCGCCGCTGCGCCTCCACCTGTCCTATCGGTGTTGACAACGGTCTGCTCACGCGTGAACTGCGCAAACTCTTCAGCCAAGAACTCGGCATTGCCCCGGAAGCGGTACATAAAAACGGGACCATGCGCCATCTGCAGACCGGCTCGTCCACCGGCATGACGCCGGCGGCCTTCCTTGACACCATTGAATTTATCGAAGACGACATCGAGGAAAAAATCGGCCGCCGCATCAAAATTCCCGTGGATAAAAAAGGCGCCGACATCCTGCTCATCCATAACGCCGGTGAGTATGTCGCCTGGCCGGAAAACCCGGCGGCGTTCGCCATTCTGTTTGAAGCGGCCGGCCTTAGCTGGACGCTGTCCAGTGAAGTGATGGGTTACGAAGGCGTTAACTACGGCACCTGGTATGACGATGTCCAGTATTCGCGCATTGCCGTGGCCCAGGTGCAGGCCGCCAAGAAACTAGGCGTTAAGAAGATTGTCGTTGGCGAATGCGGCCACGCCACCAAAGCGCTCGTGGAAATTGCCGACCGCGTTTGCATAGGCGATTTGGCCATTCCCCGCGAAAGCTGCCTGCCGTTACTGGAGCAGATTGTCACCAGCGGCGTTATCAAGTTCGACCCGGCCCGCAACAACTTCCCGGTTACGCTCCATGACCCCTGTAATATCGTACGCCTGATGGGCATTGTTAATCCGCAGCGCAACATCATTAAACGCATTGTTGCTCCCGGCCAGTTCCGCGAAATGCCGCACGCTGGCACACAGAACTACTGCTGTGGCGGCGGCAGCGGCTTTGCCATCATGAATTCCTACAATTTCCCTGAGTGGCGCAACAACGTTATCGGCCGGGCCAAAGCGCTGCAGGTGCTGGAGGCATTCAAAGACTGCCTTGATCCGTCCATTCCCAAATACTACTGTGCTCCCTGCTCGAACTGCAAGGGTTCGGCCCGCGACATACTCCAAGAGCATTACGAGTTCAAAGAGAAATACAACATTATCTATGGCGGTCTGGTCGAGCTCATGGTTAACGCTATGGTTGACCTCCCCGCGCCCTTTATCAAGTGGGAAGATGAATTTTAA
- a CDS encoding respiratory nitrate reductase subunit gamma, whose amino-acid sequence MLSWLISGPFMYLAILVFILVTARKVWSIAQMPRHLRWDLYPIAHDGPQGSPYQEVDFWQKPRRVSLAHELAEMAEEILLLKRTFLYNRKMWFFSFPMHFAFYLIIAWLVLLVAGAALELATGLRISGNSTVGWAMLFNLATLAAGVAGLVLGVFGTAGLLWLRHTDENLKDFSAPITYFNLYLLLALFGVGLAAWWVNDPSFELARAYVRSLLSFSPMALPHPLMVLEALLFSLFLIYLPFSRMLHFAAKYFFYHNIMWDDEPVVRGSNLEKSIAGYLNYQMEWSAQHIVSGASWLQQATANPTAEVKKTNETKSQDKGLGQTGGHTFSA is encoded by the coding sequence GTGCTTAGTTGGCTGATTTCCGGCCCGTTTATGTATTTGGCAATATTAGTATTTATTCTTGTTACCGCCCGAAAAGTCTGGTCCATTGCCCAGATGCCCCGCCATCTGCGGTGGGATCTGTATCCGATTGCCCATGACGGCCCGCAGGGGTCGCCGTATCAGGAAGTGGACTTTTGGCAAAAGCCGCGGCGGGTGTCGCTCGCGCACGAGCTGGCCGAAATGGCCGAGGAAATTCTGCTCCTGAAACGCACTTTTCTCTATAACCGCAAAATGTGGTTCTTTTCCTTCCCGATGCACTTTGCCTTCTACCTGATTATTGCCTGGCTGGTTTTGCTGGTCGCCGGAGCGGCGCTGGAACTGGCCACCGGTCTTAGGATTTCCGGCAACTCCACGGTCGGGTGGGCTATGCTCTTTAACCTCGCCACCCTGGCAGCCGGAGTTGCCGGTCTGGTCCTCGGCGTATTTGGTACAGCGGGCCTCTTGTGGCTGCGGCATACCGATGAAAATCTGAAAGATTTTTCCGCGCCCATCACCTACTTTAATTTATATTTGCTGCTTGCCCTGTTCGGGGTCGGCCTGGCCGCCTGGTGGGTTAACGACCCGTCTTTCGAACTGGCCCGCGCCTATGTGCGGTCTTTGCTCAGCTTTAGCCCCATGGCCCTACCGCACCCGCTGATGGTGCTGGAAGCGCTGCTGTTTAGCCTCTTCCTCATATATCTGCCCTTTAGCCGCATGCTCCATTTTGCCGCCAAGTACTTCTTTTACCATAACATCATGTGGGACGATGAACCGGTTGTCCGCGGCAGCAATTTGGAAAAAAGCATTGCCGGGTATCTCAATTACCAGATGGAATGGTCGGCCCAGCATATTGTGTCCGGTGCCTCCTGGCTCCAGCAAGCCACGGCCAATCCGACTGCGGAGGTGAAGAAAACTAATGAAACAAAGAGTCAGGATAAAGGACTTGGCCAAACCGGCGGACATACTTTCTCCGCTTGA
- a CDS encoding HD domain-containing protein, translating into MQQLRERWQALMERLGGSPAAEGIFAVIVDSYSGYGRYYHNLNHLANGFAELAAVAGELADREAVEFALWFHDIVYVPGNKYNEVISAAVAYTYALELTGCTVFAGKVRRLVEATQHDADAGLDADTQFLLDADLAILGYPWPQFAAYSDGIRREFFFLSDNAYRAGRRAVLQKFLNRPYIYHTEFFRAKYENCARANIARLLADITSLSPFFRGEGE; encoded by the coding sequence ATGCAGCAACTTCGCGAGCGGTGGCAGGCCCTGATGGAGCGGCTCGGCGGTTCGCCGGCGGCGGAAGGGATTTTCGCCGTTATTGTCGACAGCTACTCGGGCTATGGCCGCTACTATCATAACCTTAACCATCTCGCCAATGGTTTCGCCGAATTGGCGGCTGTTGCCGGTGAACTGGCAGACCGGGAGGCGGTGGAATTTGCCCTGTGGTTTCATGATATTGTGTATGTGCCGGGAAATAAATACAATGAAGTAATCAGTGCTGCCGTTGCTTATACCTATGCCCTTGAACTTACCGGCTGCACCGTTTTCGCCGGGAAAGTGCGCCGCCTGGTTGAGGCGACGCAACATGACGCTGACGCCGGGCTGGACGCCGATACGCAGTTTCTCCTCGACGCCGACTTGGCCATCCTCGGTTATCCCTGGCCGCAGTTTGCGGCGTATAGCGACGGCATCAGGCGCGAGTTTTTCTTTCTGTCCGATAACGCTTACCGGGCCGGGCGGCGCGCCGTCCTGCAAAAGTTTCTCAACAGGCCGTACATATACCACACTGAATTTTTCCGCGCCAAATATGAAAATTGCGCCCGCGCTAATATCGCCCGGCTGCTGGCGGACATTACTTCTCTTTCACCATTTTTTCGGGGGGAGGGGGAGTGA
- a CDS encoding 2-oxoacid:acceptor oxidoreductase family protein, with protein MMDKVLLAGFGGQGVMFIGKVLAYAGMLSDLEVCWIPSYGPEMRGGTANCSVITADTEINSPVIDVADVGIVLNQPSYDKFLPRIKPGGTLVVNSSIVQLASKREDIDIIALPATDLANELGNPGLANMVCLGALLPKLKLTSLASVEKAIDAVVGKKKPEMYELNLAAIRKGLEFAKA; from the coding sequence ATGATGGACAAGGTGTTGTTAGCCGGCTTCGGCGGTCAGGGCGTCATGTTCATTGGCAAGGTGCTGGCTTATGCCGGCATGCTCAGTGACCTGGAGGTGTGCTGGATTCCTTCGTACGGCCCGGAAATGCGCGGCGGTACTGCCAACTGCTCGGTTATTACCGCCGATACGGAGATAAATTCGCCGGTCATCGATGTCGCCGACGTGGGCATTGTCTTAAATCAGCCGTCCTATGATAAATTTTTGCCCCGCATCAAACCGGGCGGCACGCTGGTGGTCAACAGCTCGATCGTCCAGTTGGCCAGCAAGCGGGAGGATATCGACATCATTGCTCTGCCGGCTACCGATCTGGCCAACGAACTCGGCAATCCCGGCCTGGCCAACATGGTGTGCCTGGGGGCGCTGCTGCCTAAGCTTAAGTTAACGAGTCTGGCGAGTGTGGAAAAAGCCATCGACGCCGTGGTTGGCAAGAAAAAGCCCGAGATGTATGAGCTAAATCTCGCGGCCATCCGGAAAGGATTGGAATTTGCCAAGGCGTAA
- a CDS encoding thiamine pyrophosphate-dependent enzyme, producing MQKVFGRPQGLTDLPFHYCPGCTHGIIHRLIGEVLEELDIIGDTIGVAPVGCAGFSLDFFACDFVGAAHGRAQAVATGIKRALPDKIVFTYQGDGDIAAIGTSHAIHVAARGEKITSIMVNNAVFGMTGGQMAPTTLTGQVTTTSPYGRDKNIFGAPIDLPQIIATMDGAAYVAAVSVDSPKNIQLAKQALKKAFKVQQAGLGFAFVSILSTCPTNWGMSPVDSLKWLQENMLPLYRMGELKVAEEVKAL from the coding sequence ATGCAGAAAGTTTTTGGCCGACCGCAAGGACTGACTGATTTACCGTTTCATTACTGCCCGGGGTGCACGCACGGCATTATTCACCGCTTAATCGGCGAGGTGCTCGAGGAACTGGACATTATCGGCGACACGATTGGCGTGGCGCCGGTTGGCTGTGCCGGCTTTTCGCTCGACTTTTTCGCCTGTGACTTTGTCGGCGCCGCCCACGGCCGGGCCCAGGCGGTGGCTACCGGGATCAAGCGCGCCCTGCCGGATAAAATTGTCTTTACTTACCAGGGCGATGGCGATATTGCCGCCATTGGCACGTCCCATGCCATTCACGTTGCCGCCCGGGGCGAAAAAATTACTTCCATCATGGTTAACAACGCCGTATTTGGGATGACGGGCGGGCAGATGGCGCCCACGACGCTCACCGGGCAAGTGACGACCACCAGCCCCTATGGCCGCGATAAAAATATTTTCGGCGCCCCGATCGACCTTCCCCAGATCATCGCCACCATGGACGGCGCCGCCTATGTGGCCGCCGTGTCGGTAGACTCGCCTAAAAACATTCAACTGGCCAAACAAGCGCTTAAAAAAGCCTTCAAGGTGCAGCAGGCCGGATTAGGTTTCGCCTTTGTCAGCATTTTGTCCACCTGCCCGACCAACTGGGGAATGAGCCCGGTGGACAGCCTGAAATGGCTACAGGAGAACATGCTGCCCCTTTACCGGATGGGCGAACTGAAAGTGGCGGAGGAGGTTAAAGCCCTATGA
- the vorB gene encoding 3-methyl-2-oxobutanoate dehydrogenase subunit VorB produces MSKQLMKGNEAIAEAAIRAGCKLFFGYPITPSTEIVEYLAKHLPKAGGTVLQGEDEIASINMCYGAAATGTRVMTASSSPGFSLKQEGLSYLAAVELPVVVVNVNRAGPGLGGLGPSQSDYFQCTKGGGHGDYRLIVLAPSKGQELYDFTMEAFDLADKYRNPVLIMADGFLGQMMEPVQLKERPPVELPPKDWAVGGCRGRAKRKIASYSLTNEIGEANCLHWQAKYEQIRALEQRWEAFYADDAEYLLVGYGTCGRIAKSVVLNARRQGLKVGLIRPITLWPFPEKAFIPVKDRVKGILTVELNAGQMIEDVKLAVECRVPVHLYNRQGGMLPTENEILAHLAKVFQLPLAEEV; encoded by the coding sequence ATGAGCAAACAGCTAATGAAAGGCAATGAAGCGATTGCCGAGGCTGCCATTCGCGCCGGGTGCAAATTGTTTTTCGGCTATCCCATCACGCCCTCGACCGAGATTGTCGAGTATCTGGCCAAACATTTGCCCAAGGCAGGCGGCACGGTACTGCAGGGTGAGGATGAAATTGCCTCGATTAATATGTGCTATGGCGCGGCTGCTACCGGAACACGGGTAATGACGGCCTCGTCCAGTCCTGGTTTTAGCCTTAAACAGGAGGGGCTGTCCTATCTGGCGGCCGTCGAACTGCCGGTGGTGGTCGTCAACGTTAACCGCGCCGGCCCCGGTCTTGGCGGGCTGGGCCCGTCGCAGTCCGACTATTTTCAATGCACCAAGGGCGGCGGCCATGGCGATTACCGCCTGATTGTGCTGGCGCCGTCCAAGGGCCAGGAACTTTACGACTTTACCATGGAAGCCTTTGATTTGGCGGACAAATACCGTAATCCGGTGCTCATTATGGCCGATGGTTTCTTGGGTCAGATGATGGAGCCGGTACAGCTGAAAGAGCGGCCGCCGGTGGAGCTGCCGCCGAAAGACTGGGCGGTAGGGGGGTGCCGCGGCCGGGCGAAACGTAAAATCGCCAGCTACAGCCTGACCAACGAAATTGGTGAAGCCAACTGTCTGCACTGGCAGGCCAAATATGAACAAATCCGCGCGCTAGAGCAGCGGTGGGAAGCTTTTTACGCCGATGATGCCGAATATCTGCTGGTAGGCTATGGCACCTGCGGCCGCATTGCCAAGAGCGTGGTGCTGAATGCCCGCCGGCAGGGGCTGAAAGTGGGCCTTATCCGCCCCATTACTTTGTGGCCCTTCCCGGAAAAAGCCTTCATCCCCGTCAAAGACCGGGTCAAAGGCATCCTGACGGTCGAACTCAACGCCGGCCAGATGATCGAGGATGTCAAGCTGGCCGTGGAATGCCGCGTGCCTGTGCATCTTTACAACCGGCAGGGCGGCATGCTGCCTACGGAAAACGAGATTCTCGCCCATCTGGCGAAGGTATTTCAATTGCCGCTGGCGGAGGAGGTGTAA
- a CDS encoding DUF362 domain-containing protein, with protein sequence MAKVVVLPEYCKSCGLCVNICPKKILAIGDKANQKGYYTVIVTDPDKCIGCALCGTVCPDMALEVYR encoded by the coding sequence GTGGCCAAAGTGGTTGTCTTGCCCGAATACTGCAAAAGCTGCGGTCTCTGTGTGAATATTTGTCCCAAGAAAATTCTGGCCATTGGCGACAAAGCCAATCAGAAAGGGTACTATACCGTTATAGTCACCGACCCGGATAAGTGTATCGGCTGCGCGCTCTGCGGCACCGTCTGTCCGGATATGGCCCTGGAAGTATATCGTTAG
- a CDS encoding IclR family transcriptional regulator: MAKDKEIIHAIDRALDILLLLQQEGKEMGVTQISETLGMYKSTVYRTLATLENKGFVQQNPETGRYWLGFRLYSLGMLVREKVPLPKIAYPHAKALSERFNEVVHISVLDKTADLYPKHIIVEKIQSQQVLSLTPPVGSSSPSHCSAVGKCLLAFSPAEYTNRFIGRELPRFTPKTITDWDRLLAELAAIRERGYALDDEELELGLTCVAAPILGRDGEIIAALSLSGPTSRIRSDRFTEIVEQVKQTTATISSLMK; this comes from the coding sequence ATGGCGAAAGACAAAGAAATCATTCACGCCATCGACCGGGCGCTGGACATTTTGCTTTTACTGCAGCAGGAAGGGAAGGAGATGGGGGTAACCCAAATCAGTGAAACGCTCGGCATGTATAAGAGCACGGTTTACCGCACGCTGGCGACCCTGGAAAACAAGGGCTTTGTTCAACAAAATCCGGAAACCGGGCGGTACTGGCTGGGGTTTAGACTGTACTCGCTCGGCATGCTCGTCCGCGAAAAGGTGCCGCTGCCGAAAATCGCCTACCCTCATGCCAAGGCGCTGTCCGAGCGGTTCAATGAAGTGGTTCACATTTCGGTCTTGGACAAAACCGCCGATCTTTATCCCAAGCATATTATTGTCGAAAAGATTCAGAGCCAGCAGGTGCTTAGCTTAACGCCGCCGGTAGGCTCCAGTTCGCCCAGCCACTGCTCGGCGGTCGGCAAATGTCTGCTGGCCTTTAGCCCGGCCGAATATACAAATCGGTTTATTGGCCGGGAACTTCCCCGCTTTACGCCGAAAACCATTACCGATTGGGACAGGCTGCTCGCCGAACTGGCCGCCATTCGTGAGCGAGGGTATGCGCTCGACGACGAGGAGCTGGAACTGGGACTGACCTGTGTGGCGGCGCCCATTCTCGGCCGGGACGGGGAGATTATTGCCGCTCTCAGCTTATCCGGCCCCACGTCGCGGATTAGATCGGACCGGTTTACCGAAATCGTGGAGCAGGTAAAACAGACCACGGCGACCATATCTTCCTTAATGAAATAA
- a CDS encoding C40 family peptidase produces MKKFKSSIVTVLLAAMLTTVFTPAVPAYAFSLTDLIAPTAAADKTSSGSSVFDLLLGLLLGKFLGNIFNTSDAAPGTSTLGKALGLSDKTEASVTGSAVIATAQRYMGVPYVWGGDTPAGFDCSGFTQYVLKQHGIAIPRTAAEQFAAGMPVDKANLKIGDLVFFTTYKPGASHVGFYMGDGKFIHASSVANKVTISALDEQYYTERYIGARRYLP; encoded by the coding sequence ATGAAGAAATTTAAATCTTCAATTGTAACTGTGCTATTGGCAGCTATGCTCACCACCGTTTTCACCCCGGCCGTACCGGCCTATGCCTTCTCCTTAACCGACCTGATTGCCCCGACAGCTGCTGCCGACAAGACTTCTTCCGGCAGCTCGGTTTTTGACCTACTCCTCGGCCTGCTGCTCGGCAAATTTCTGGGCAATATCTTTAACACCAGCGACGCAGCGCCCGGCACCAGCACACTTGGCAAGGCGTTAGGCCTGAGCGACAAGACGGAAGCGAGCGTGACCGGCAGTGCCGTTATCGCCACCGCCCAGCGGTACATGGGCGTGCCTTACGTTTGGGGCGGCGATACGCCGGCCGGGTTTGACTGCTCCGGCTTCACCCAGTATGTCTTAAAGCAGCACGGCATTGCCATCCCCCGTACGGCCGCCGAACAATTTGCCGCCGGCATGCCGGTAGACAAAGCGAACCTCAAAATCGGTGATTTGGTGTTCTTCACCACCTATAAACCGGGCGCGTCCCATGTTGGGTTCTACATGGGCGACGGCAAGTTCATCCATGCCAGCTCGGTCGCAAACAAAGTAACCATTTCTGCACTCGACGAACAATACTATACCGAACGCTATATCGGCGCCCGCCGTTATCTTCCTTAA
- a CDS encoding TIGR03905 family TSCPD domain-containing protein: MITYTTSGVCATEIQFAIENGLIKEVRFSGGCQGNLTAISKLVQGMPVQEVIQRLRGIPCEDNQTSCADQLARALEQFA, encoded by the coding sequence ATGATTACATACACAACGTCAGGCGTATGCGCCACGGAAATCCAGTTCGCTATTGAAAATGGCCTTATCAAGGAAGTCCGGTTTAGCGGCGGCTGTCAGGGAAACCTGACCGCGATCAGCAAACTCGTGCAAGGCATGCCGGTGCAAGAAGTCATTCAAAGACTCCGCGGCATCCCCTGCGAAGACAACCAGACGTCCTGCGCCGACCAATTGGCCCGGGCACTGGAACAATTTGCCTAA